TACCTGATTTATGACGGATATTTTTTCCAACCCTGAACACTCTGTCATTCACGAGGTCAATCTTAAGTTCGTCCTCGGCAATTATTCTTACAAAGTCCCTTGTATCAACAATAGGTTCAAACCTGACTCCAGCGTCCTTCAATGCCATAAAGATGCTGCGTGTATCCTGGCGGAACAAGGTGTTGTCGCTGCTGAACAGATCCAGATCAACAGAGTAGCGATCCTCATGATAAAATCTATGCAGACAGGTACCTCCTGTAAGATAAAATCCTGTTTCCACAGAATAAACCAGTTCAAGCACCTTGTCCTGCAATGAGTATAATGAACTTACATCTATCTTTTCCATTGCAGCTCCGGCACAAGATCATAGTTGCCCGAGATATTGGCAGCCACCAGACGGACCCTTTGATTAT
This region of Desulfonatronovibrio magnus genomic DNA includes:
- a CDS encoding nucleotidyl transferase AbiEii/AbiGii toxin family protein, with translation MEKIDVSSLYSLQDKVLELVYSVETGFYLTGGTCLHRFYHEDRYSVDLDLFSSDNTLFRQDTRSIFMALKDAGVRFEPIVDTRDFVRIIAEDELKIDLVNDRVFRVGKNIRHKSGIMLDNIQNISANKICAVLGRDDPKDVFDLYSINVRHLPDWSKTIAHAAKKCVIDPETLYFRLNSFPFELIEMVHVVSRDFVAKMKQEYNSMVRDITGWQRDGL